Proteins from one Triticum aestivum cultivar Chinese Spring chromosome 7A, IWGSC CS RefSeq v2.1, whole genome shotgun sequence genomic window:
- the LOC123149988 gene encoding probable methyltransferase PMT17, with translation MRHLEFQRMRVTLAIGVVGLCATAYILGAWQGTSSAIKDAPRPVYAKTQCDEAASRAPSNASGAPSVASVTSSGARLDFQAHHRVAFNESLLATEMIPPCQLKYSEYTPCHDPRTARKFPKAMMQYRERHCPTKEKLFRCLIPAPPKYKNPFTWPQSRDYAWYDNIPHRELSIEKAVQNWIQVEGDRFRFPGGGTMFPHGADAYIDDIDALIPLTDGNIRTALDTGCGVASWGAFLLKRGIITMSFAPRDSHEAQVQFALERGVPAMIGVMATDRIPYPARAFDMAHCSRCLIPWNKLDGLYLVEVDRVLRPGGYWILSGPPIRWKKHYKGWQRTEEDLKQEQDEIEDLAKRLCWKKVVEKDDLAVWQKPINHMECANNRNADETPQFCNSSDVDTAWYKKMETCISPLPEVQTEEEAAGGALEKWPERASAVPPRINRGSVSGITPEKFEEDKKLWAERADHYKKLIPPLAKGRYRNVMDMDAGMGGFAAALMEYPLWVMNVVPSGSAPDALGVIYERGFIGTFHDWCEAFSTYPRTYDLIHADKVFSFYQDRCDITYILLEMDRILRPEGTVIFRDTVEMLVKIQAITNGMRWKSQIVDHESGPFNPEKILVAVKTYWTAEPAQKQQ, from the exons ATGCGCCACCTGGAGTTCCAGAGGATGCGCGTGACGCTGGCAATCGGCGTGGTCGGCCTGTGCGCCACGGCGTACATCCTTGGCGCCTGGCAAGGCACCTCGTCCGCCATAAAGGACGCCCCCAGGCCTGTGTACGCCAAGACGCAGTGCGACGAAGCTGCCTCGCGTGCCCCCAGCAATGCGTCAGGCGCCCCCAGCGTCGCCTCGGTGACATCCTCGGGCGCCCGTCTCGATTTCCAGGCCCACCACCGGGTGGCCTTCAACGAGTCGTTGCTGGCGACGGAGATGATCCCGCCGTGTCAGCTCAAGTACAGCGAGTACACCCCTTGCCATGACCCGAGGACGGCGAGGAAGTTTCCAAAGGCGATGATGCAGTACAGGGAGAGGCACTGCCCCACAAAAGAAAAATTGTTCCGGTGCCTGATCCCTGCGCCCCCGAAGTATAAGAACCCCTTCACGTGGCCGCAGAGTCGGGATTATGCGTGGTATGATAACATCCCTCACCGGGAGCTGAGTATCGAGAAGGCCGTGCAGAATTGGATTCAGGTTGAGGGGGACAGGTTTAGGTTCCCTGGTGGTGGCACGATGTTCCCGCATGGTGCTGATGCTTATATCGATGATATCGATGCCCTCATACCGTTAACTGACGGCAACATCAGAACTGCACTTGATACTGGATGTGGG GTGGCAAGTTGGGGTGCTTTTCTTCTGAAGAGGGGCATCATCACCATGTCATTTGCACCAAGGGATTCGCACGAGGCACAGGTACAGTTTGCGTTAGAGAGGGGAGTGCCGGCTATGATTGGAGTAATGGCAACCGATAGAATCCCATATCCTGCTAGAGCATTTGACATGGCGCACTGCTCTAGATGTTTGATCCCATGGAACAAGCTCG ACGGTTTATATCTGGTTGAAGTAGACAGAGTTCTAAGACCAGGAGGCTACTGGATCCTCTCTGGGCCTCCAATCCGTTGGAAGAAGCACTACAAGGGGTGGCAAAGAACAGAGGAAGACCTGAAGCAAGAGCAAGATGAGATTGAGGACCTAGCAAAGCGCCTCTGCTGGAAGAAGGTGGTAGAAAAAGATGACCTTGCCGTATGGCAGAAACCTATCAACCATATGGAGTGTGCTAATAATCGGAATGCCGACGAAACTCCGCAGTTCTGCAACAGCAGTGATGTGGACACTGCTTG GTACAAGAAGATGGAGACATGCATATCTCCTCTGCCGGAAGTGCAAACCGAGGAAGAAGCTGCTGGCGGAGCCCTCGAGAAATGGCCAGAAAGAGCATCCGCAGTTCCGCCGAGAATAAACCGAGGTTCAGTTTCAGGCATCACCCCTGAGAAGTTCGAAGAGGACAAGAAGTTGTGGGCAGAGCGAGCGGACCACTACAAGAAACTGATCCCGCCACTGGCCAAGGGGCGATACAGGAACGTGATGGACATGGATGCGGGGATGGGGGGTTTTGCTGCTGCGCTGATGGAGTATCCACTCTGGGTGATGAATGTGGTGCCTTCAGGTTCTGCTCCTGATGCCCTCGGTGTTATCTACGAGCGGGGGTTCATCGGGACATTCCATGACTGGTGTGAGGCTTTCTCGACGTATCCCAGGACGTATGACCTCATCCATGCTGATAAAGTGTTCAGCTTTTATCAGGATAG GTGTGACATAACATACATTCTCCTGGAGATGGACCGGATTCTGCGGCCTGAAGGGACGGTGATCTTCAGGGACACCGTGGAGATGTTAGTGAAGATACAAGCCATCACCAATGGCATGAGATGGAAGAGCCAGATCGTGGATCATGAATCCGGGCCGTTCAACCCTGAGAAGATCCTTGTGGCCGTCAAAACTTACTGGACCGCGGAGCCTGCCCAAAAGCAGCAATAG